Proteins from a genomic interval of Pirellulales bacterium:
- the gcvPA gene encoding aminomethyl-transferring glycine dehydrogenase subunit GcvPA produces MPYLPNTADDQRLMLEAIGLKTIDELFEMVPAELRLDRPLDLPPALSEIELTQHVGRLAGKNVAAGQRVCFLGGGSYDHFIPAAVDALASRGEYYTSYTPYQAEASQGNLQAFFEYQTLITRLTGMDVSNASLYDGGSAAAEAVLMCLAATGRRGRVVTAASVHPEYRQILHTYLDNLGVELVTVATPHGTLAADDLLSAVNDETACVLAQQPNFFGCLEEAESLGKIAHQAGARFVVSADPISLGILKRPGDYGADIVVAEGQSLGNPMAFGGPYLGIMACREDLVRRMPGRITGQTTDRNGRRCWVLTLQTREQHIRREKATSNICTNQGLYALRATIYLSLMGPQGLREVAELCLQKSRYARDRLTSGGRLSLAFDRPTFKEFVVRDGDRQVERLIDQAGAAGFFAGIPLARWYPELAECFLVTVTEKRRKEEIAGLVGALT; encoded by the coding sequence ATGCCTTATTTACCCAACACCGCCGACGATCAGCGGCTGATGCTCGAAGCGATCGGCCTGAAAACGATCGACGAACTGTTCGAAATGGTGCCGGCCGAGCTGCGGCTGGACCGCCCGTTGGACCTTCCTCCGGCCCTCTCGGAAATCGAGTTGACGCAGCACGTCGGCCGGCTGGCGGGCAAAAACGTCGCCGCCGGCCAGCGGGTCTGCTTTCTCGGCGGCGGGAGCTACGACCATTTCATACCGGCGGCGGTCGACGCGCTGGCCTCGCGCGGTGAATACTACACTTCGTACACGCCTTACCAGGCCGAGGCGAGCCAAGGCAATCTGCAGGCGTTTTTCGAATACCAGACGCTGATCACGCGACTGACCGGCATGGACGTCTCGAACGCCAGCCTCTACGACGGCGGCAGCGCCGCGGCCGAAGCGGTGTTGATGTGCCTGGCCGCCACCGGCCGCCGCGGACGCGTTGTCACCGCCGCCAGCGTCCACCCGGAATACCGGCAGATTCTTCACACTTATCTCGACAACCTCGGCGTCGAGCTGGTGACCGTCGCGACTCCGCACGGAACGCTCGCAGCCGACGACCTGCTGTCGGCCGTCAACGACGAGACGGCCTGCGTGCTGGCGCAGCAACCGAATTTCTTTGGCTGTCTGGAAGAAGCCGAGTCGCTGGGCAAGATCGCGCACCAGGCGGGGGCCAGGTTTGTGGTTTCGGCCGACCCGATCAGCCTGGGCATTTTGAAACGGCCGGGCGACTACGGGGCCGACATCGTGGTGGCCGAAGGGCAGTCGCTGGGCAATCCGATGGCTTTTGGAGGGCCGTATCTGGGCATCATGGCCTGCCGCGAAGACCTGGTGCGGCGGATGCCGGGACGCATCACCGGGCAAACGACCGACCGCAACGGCCGCCGCTGCTGGGTGCTGACGCTGCAAACGCGCGAGCAACACATTCGCCGCGAGAAGGCGACGAGCAACATCTGCACCAACCAGGGGCTGTACGCCCTGCGCGCCACGATCTATCTGTCGCTGATGGGTCCGCAGGGGCTGCGCGAGGTGGCCGAGCTTTGCTTGCAAAAGAGTCGCTACGCACGTGATCGGCTGACGTCGGGCGGCCGCTTGTCGTTGGCCTTCGACCGGCCCACATTCAAGGAGTTTGTGGTCCGCGACGGCGATCGGCAAGTCGAGCGGCTGATCGACCAGGCCGGCGCGGCCGGATTCTTTGCCGGCATCCCGTTGGCACGTTGGTATCCGGAACTCGCCGAATGCTTTTTGGTGACGGTCACGGAGAAGAGGAGGAAGGAGGAAATCGCGGGACTCGTCGGTGCATTGACGTGA
- the uvrA gene encoding excinuclease ABC subunit UvrA — protein MSVIETASNVRPGDDQSLADADEFIRLRGVRVHNLQNVDLDLPRGQLVVITGPSGSGKSSLAFDTLFAEGQRQYIETLSTYARQFLHQLERPDVDLIEGLQPTISIDQRGGSGNPRSTVATVTEIYDYLRLLMARLGEVLCYRCGAPIRQQTPEQIADDLAGLAEGTKLILLAPLVRGRKGKHQEVFEAVRKAGLVRVRVDGTVYDLDAIGELAPRRNHTIEAVVDRIVVRPGVRPRLAESLALALKHAEGLVAAAILPPGGDANEGWEERRYSTEYSCPNCRLNYDEIEPRTFSFNSPYGACPACQGLGVVGLDESGEPLADGQQVCAECQGARLRPEARSVKLAGRAIQEITALPVAAAREFFAGIALGRAQEAIGRPLLREINSRLAFIDQVGLGYLTLARAADTLSGGESQRIRLATGIGSGLVGVCYILDEPSIGLHPRDNQRLIDALRNLQQQGNSVLVVEHDEAIMRQADQIVDLGPGAGRHGGRIVAQGPPDEICRHPQSLTGKYLSGDERIAVPTERRAVNVRKALVVEGATGNNLKSVTAAFPLSALVCVTGVSGSGKSTLVLDTLARAVTRRLSGEGPQPAPHTALRGLKQIDKLVEVDQSPIGRTPRSNPATYVGAFDEIRRVFATTREARLRGYKASRFSFNVKGGRCETCQGQGLRKIEMNFLPDLYVACSECDGRQFNPATLEVRYRGLSIADVLRLRIDEALDFFQNFPGLRRSLAGLAEVGLGYLTLGQSSTTLSGGEAQRIKLAAQLSRVDTGKTLYILDEPTTGLHFDDVRRLLAVLGRLVDLGNTVIVIEHHLDVMKSADWIIDLGPEGGEAGGQIVAAGTPEQVAAVEGNVTGRYLRGVLEDNG, from the coding sequence ATGTCCGTTATTGAAACTGCCTCGAACGTTCGTCCCGGTGATGACCAATCGCTGGCGGATGCCGATGAGTTCATCCGGCTGCGAGGTGTGCGGGTCCATAACCTGCAAAACGTCGACCTCGATCTGCCGCGCGGACAGCTCGTGGTCATCACCGGGCCCAGCGGATCGGGTAAAAGCTCGCTGGCCTTCGATACGTTGTTCGCCGAGGGCCAGCGGCAATATATCGAGACGCTTTCAACCTACGCCCGGCAGTTCTTGCATCAACTCGAGCGGCCCGACGTCGATCTGATTGAGGGCCTGCAACCGACCATTTCCATTGACCAGCGTGGCGGCAGCGGGAACCCACGCAGCACCGTAGCCACCGTCACGGAGATTTATGATTATCTGCGGCTGCTGATGGCCCGGCTAGGCGAAGTGTTGTGCTACCGGTGCGGCGCGCCCATCCGTCAGCAGACGCCGGAGCAGATTGCCGACGATCTCGCCGGTCTCGCCGAGGGAACGAAGTTGATCTTGTTGGCGCCGCTCGTGCGCGGCCGCAAAGGCAAACATCAGGAAGTGTTCGAGGCGGTACGCAAGGCGGGCCTGGTCCGCGTGCGCGTGGATGGCACCGTTTACGATCTGGACGCGATCGGCGAGCTTGCCCCGCGGCGCAATCACACCATCGAAGCCGTGGTCGACCGGATCGTCGTCCGCCCCGGCGTGCGGCCACGGCTGGCCGAGTCGCTGGCCCTGGCGCTCAAACATGCTGAAGGGCTGGTGGCCGCCGCCATTCTGCCGCCGGGCGGCGATGCGAACGAGGGTTGGGAAGAGCGGCGTTACAGCACCGAGTATTCTTGCCCGAATTGCCGGCTGAACTACGACGAGATCGAACCGCGAACGTTCAGCTTCAATAGTCCCTACGGCGCTTGCCCGGCGTGCCAGGGACTGGGCGTGGTGGGACTCGATGAAAGCGGCGAGCCGCTTGCCGACGGGCAGCAGGTTTGTGCTGAATGCCAGGGCGCTCGCTTGCGGCCCGAGGCACGCAGCGTGAAGCTGGCAGGCCGCGCCATCCAGGAGATCACCGCGCTGCCGGTCGCAGCCGCCAGAGAGTTTTTCGCCGGCATCGCCTTGGGGCGGGCCCAGGAAGCGATCGGCCGGCCGCTGTTGCGAGAGATCAACTCTCGGCTGGCGTTCATCGACCAGGTCGGCCTCGGCTATCTCACGCTGGCACGAGCGGCCGACACGCTCAGCGGCGGCGAATCGCAGCGGATCCGGCTCGCCACGGGCATCGGCTCCGGCCTGGTGGGCGTCTGCTACATTCTCGACGAGCCGTCGATCGGTCTGCACCCGCGCGACAATCAGCGGCTGATCGACGCCTTGCGTAATTTGCAGCAGCAAGGCAACAGCGTGCTGGTGGTCGAGCACGACGAGGCGATCATGCGCCAGGCCGACCAGATCGTCGATCTGGGGCCGGGCGCCGGGCGGCACGGCGGCCGCATCGTGGCCCAAGGCCCGCCCGACGAAATCTGCCGCCACCCGCAGTCGCTTACGGGCAAGTATCTTTCAGGCGACGAAAGGATCGCGGTTCCCACCGAGCGGCGCGCCGTCAACGTGCGCAAGGCGCTCGTCGTCGAGGGCGCGACCGGCAATAACCTGAAGAGCGTCACGGCGGCGTTTCCGCTCTCGGCGTTGGTGTGTGTGACCGGCGTGAGCGGTTCGGGCAAGAGTACGCTCGTGCTCGACACGCTGGCCCGCGCCGTGACGCGGCGATTGAGCGGCGAAGGGCCGCAGCCGGCGCCGCACACGGCCCTGCGCGGCCTGAAGCAGATCGACAAACTGGTCGAGGTCGATCAGTCGCCGATCGGCCGCACGCCGCGGAGCAACCCGGCGACCTATGTCGGGGCGTTCGACGAAATCCGCCGCGTGTTTGCCACCACACGCGAAGCCCGGCTGCGCGGCTACAAGGCCAGCCGGTTCAGCTTCAACGTCAAGGGCGGCCGTTGCGAAACGTGCCAGGGCCAGGGCCTGCGGAAGATCGAGATGAACTTCTTGCCCGACTTGTACGTGGCGTGTTCCGAATGCGACGGCCGGCAATTCAACCCGGCCACGCTGGAGGTGCGGTATCGCGGCCTGTCGATCGCCGACGTGCTGCGGCTGCGGATCGACGAGGCCCTCGACTTCTTCCAGAACTTTCCGGGCCTCCGCCGCTCGCTGGCCGGGCTGGCCGAGGTCGGCCTGGGCTACCTGACGCTGGGCCAATCGTCGACCACGTTGTCGGGCGGCGAGGCGCAGCGGATCAAGCTGGCCGCGCAGCTCAGCCGCGTCGACACCGGCAAGACGCTCTATATTCTCGACGAGCCGACCACCGGGCTGCACTTCGACGATGTTCGCCGCCTGCTGGCCGTGCTCGGCCGGCTTGTTGACCTGGGCAACACGGTGATCGTGATCGAGCACCATCTCGACGTGATGAAGTCGGCCGACTGGATCATCGACCTTGGCCCGGAGGGAGGCGAGGCCGGCGGGCAGATTGTGGCGGCCGGAACACCGGAGCAAGTGGCGGCGGTGGAGGGGAACGTGACGGGGCGGTATCTGCGTGGCGTCTTGGAGGACAACGGGTGA
- a CDS encoding VIT domain-containing protein, which translates to MFNRASRRLSRPFFILGALLAMLSAVPAQAQGLLINIEPTQHVRLPRPYVVVAPRPVPPPSSYKIHEIDVHVKLLEQVARVQVSQSFMNTGSTQMEVCFMFPLPYDGAIDQLTLLVDGKEFPARLLPKDEARKTYAEIVRKNRDPALLEWVGTGMFQTSVFPVPPGAERKVTLRYSQLCRKNHGLTDFLFPLSTAKYTSHPVEKLKIEVAIESKGEIKNVYSPTHTVELKRDAHNATVIYKSENLVPSSDFRLLYDVESGKLGTSVLSYKPQSGEDGYFLLLTTPAIERAGEQPKKTVVFVVDRSGSMTGPKIEQAKGALKFVLNNLREGDLFNIIAYDNAVESFRPELQRFNDEARKAALGFVEGIYAGGSTNIDGALAVALGELADSSRPSYVLFLTDGLPTAGDVNEQKIVANSQANNHVRARVVAFGVGYDVNSRLLDKLVRQNFGQSEYVLPDENIEERVSRLYQKIEAPVMTDVAIKFAVDALPTEAGEAVNRLYPKQVVDLFAGEQLVLVGRYKKPGTAKVTITGNVSGRQQSFDFPADLVAESKDETFAFIERLWAVRRVGEIIDELDLKGNNDELVKELVTLSTRHGILTPYTSFLTDETVQLQALMQNASTAGDRLSLLRETQGAGAFRQRAIKGGLQRAENADSARRLNERAAEFRYGGASLSSAAGPASGGRAGLAKLPVGAPVAAGKPAAGQPELVRNIGNKAFYRRGKRWVDGTVTDEQDKNARRVAQFSEEYFKLADRYGRKLSQYLVFDEAVLLELDGAAYLIEPVD; encoded by the coding sequence ATGTTTAACCGTGCGTCACGTCGCTTGTCGAGGCCGTTTTTCATTCTGGGCGCTTTGCTGGCCATGCTGTCGGCCGTGCCCGCCCAGGCCCAGGGGCTGCTCATCAACATCGAGCCGACGCAGCACGTGCGTCTGCCCAGACCCTACGTGGTGGTCGCCCCACGGCCCGTGCCGCCTCCGTCGAGCTACAAAATCCACGAAATCGACGTCCACGTGAAGCTGCTGGAGCAAGTTGCCCGTGTGCAGGTCTCGCAGTCGTTTATGAACACCGGCAGCACGCAAATGGAAGTCTGCTTTATGTTTCCGTTGCCCTACGACGGAGCCATCGACCAGCTCACGCTGCTGGTCGACGGCAAGGAGTTTCCCGCGCGGCTGCTGCCCAAGGACGAGGCCCGCAAAACCTATGCGGAGATCGTCCGCAAGAACCGCGACCCGGCACTGTTGGAATGGGTGGGGACGGGCATGTTCCAGACGAGCGTCTTTCCCGTTCCGCCCGGTGCCGAGCGGAAGGTCACGCTGCGTTATTCCCAGCTTTGCCGCAAAAACCACGGCCTGACCGACTTCCTGTTCCCACTTTCGACGGCCAAGTACACCTCCCACCCGGTCGAAAAGCTGAAGATCGAGGTGGCCATCGAGAGCAAGGGCGAAATCAAGAACGTCTACAGCCCCACACACACGGTCGAGCTGAAACGCGACGCCCATAACGCCACCGTTATTTATAAGAGCGAGAATCTCGTGCCGAGCAGCGATTTTCGGCTGTTGTACGACGTCGAGTCGGGCAAGCTGGGCACGAGCGTGCTCAGCTACAAGCCACAGTCCGGCGAGGACGGTTACTTTCTGCTTTTGACCACACCGGCCATCGAGCGGGCCGGCGAGCAGCCGAAGAAAACCGTGGTGTTCGTCGTCGATCGTTCGGGCAGCATGACCGGCCCGAAGATCGAGCAGGCCAAGGGAGCGTTGAAGTTCGTGCTGAACAACCTTCGCGAGGGCGACCTGTTCAATATCATCGCCTACGATAACGCCGTCGAGTCGTTTCGGCCGGAGCTGCAAAGGTTCAACGACGAAGCGCGTAAGGCGGCATTGGGCTTCGTCGAGGGAATCTACGCCGGCGGCAGCACCAATATCGACGGAGCTTTGGCCGTCGCCCTGGGGGAATTGGCGGATTCGTCGCGGCCCAGCTATGTGCTGTTTTTGACCGATGGTCTGCCGACCGCCGGCGACGTGAATGAGCAGAAGATCGTGGCCAATTCGCAGGCCAACAACCATGTGCGGGCCAGGGTCGTGGCCTTCGGCGTGGGTTACGACGTCAACAGCCGGCTGCTGGACAAGCTGGTGCGGCAGAACTTCGGGCAAAGCGAATACGTGTTGCCCGACGAGAACATCGAGGAGCGCGTCAGCCGCCTCTATCAAAAGATCGAGGCCCCCGTGATGACCGACGTGGCGATCAAGTTCGCGGTCGACGCGCTGCCCACCGAGGCGGGCGAAGCGGTGAACCGGCTCTATCCCAAGCAAGTGGTCGATCTGTTCGCGGGCGAGCAGCTTGTGCTGGTCGGACGTTATAAAAAGCCGGGCACGGCAAAAGTGACCATCACGGGGAATGTGTCGGGGCGGCAGCAAAGTTTCGATTTTCCGGCCGACCTGGTGGCCGAGAGCAAAGACGAGACGTTCGCGTTCATCGAACGGCTGTGGGCCGTGCGCCGCGTGGGCGAGATCATCGACGAGCTCGACCTGAAGGGGAACAACGACGAGCTGGTGAAGGAACTGGTGACCCTCTCGACGCGACACGGTATCTTGACGCCCTATACATCGTTTTTGACCGACGAGACCGTGCAATTGCAAGCGCTCATGCAGAACGCGTCGACGGCCGGTGATCGACTCAGCCTGCTCCGCGAAACGCAGGGCGCCGGCGCGTTCCGTCAGCGCGCGATCAAGGGCGGCTTGCAACGGGCGGAAAACGCCGATAGTGCCCGGCGACTCAACGAACGGGCGGCGGAGTTCCGCTACGGCGGCGCGAGTCTTTCCAGCGCGGCGGGCCCGGCGTCGGGTGGACGCGCCGGCCTGGCCAAACTGCCGGTTGGTGCTCCGGTGGCCGCTGGCAAACCGGCGGCCGGCCAGCCCGAACTGGTGCGCAACATCGGCAACAAGGCGTTTTATCGCCGTGGCAAGCGTTGGGTCGATGGCACGGTGACGGACGAGCAAGACAAGAACGCCCGGCGCGTGGCCCAGTTCAGCGAGGAATATTTCAAGCTGGCCGACCGATATGGCCGCAAGCTGTCGCAATATCTGGTGTTCGACGAAGCGGTGTTGCTCGAGCTCGACGGTGCGGCCTATCTCATCGAGCCGGTCGACTAA
- the gcvPB gene encoding aminomethyl-transferring glycine dehydrogenase subunit GcvPB: MRNTQAIRPLTELSRPGRRAALLPKCDVPQRPLEELLPREAIAPSPPALPELSEPDVVRHFTNLSTLNMSVDTHFYPLGSCTMKYNPKRNERLASLPGLADLHPYQPESTLQGLLELLWQLQEMLAEIGGLHAVSLQPAAGAHGELTCLLMARAHFRRLAQPRTKVLAPDSAHGTNPASATVAGFDYVTVKSTSRGFVDLEDLRAKLDDRVAVFMITNPNTLGMFDRQIRQIADLVHEAGGLVYLDGANMNAILGISRPGDFGADMMHYNPHKTFSGPHGGGGPGAGPIAVREILEPYLPVPVVERAETGYRLAYDRPHTIGRVRSFFGNVGVLIRAYCYIRTHGPDGLRRVSENAVLNANYLLSRLKHRFPVPQGERCMHEFVASAAKLKAERDISAMDLAKRLLDYGFHAPTVYFPPIVREALMIEPTETESKETLDAFADALLKIADESPELLHAAPHSTAVSRPDEVKAARSPVLNS; encoded by the coding sequence ATGCGTAACACACAAGCCATCCGCCCGCTCACCGAACTCTCCAGACCCGGCCGCCGCGCGGCATTGCTGCCCAAGTGCGACGTGCCGCAGCGGCCGCTCGAAGAACTGCTGCCGCGCGAAGCAATCGCTCCCTCGCCGCCGGCCTTGCCGGAACTATCGGAGCCGGATGTGGTGCGGCACTTCACGAACCTGTCGACGTTGAACATGTCGGTCGACACGCACTTCTATCCGCTCGGTTCGTGTACGATGAAGTACAACCCCAAACGCAACGAGCGGCTCGCCTCATTGCCGGGTCTGGCCGATCTGCACCCTTATCAGCCTGAATCGACGCTGCAAGGGCTGCTCGAACTGTTATGGCAACTACAGGAGATGCTGGCCGAGATCGGCGGGCTGCACGCGGTCTCGCTGCAACCGGCGGCCGGCGCTCACGGCGAGCTGACCTGCCTGCTGATGGCCCGTGCCCATTTTCGCCGCCTGGCTCAGCCGCGCACCAAAGTGTTGGCGCCCGACAGCGCTCATGGCACCAACCCGGCCAGCGCCACCGTCGCCGGCTTCGACTATGTGACCGTCAAGAGCACCTCGCGCGGCTTCGTCGATCTCGAAGACCTGCGCGCCAAGCTCGACGATCGCGTGGCCGTGTTCATGATTACGAATCCCAACACGTTGGGAATGTTCGACCGCCAGATCCGCCAGATCGCCGATCTGGTGCATGAAGCCGGCGGGCTGGTCTATCTCGACGGCGCGAACATGAACGCCATTCTGGGCATCAGCCGGCCGGGCGATTTCGGTGCCGACATGATGCACTACAATCCGCACAAGACCTTCAGCGGCCCGCACGGCGGCGGCGGACCCGGCGCGGGGCCGATCGCCGTGCGCGAAATACTGGAGCCGTATTTGCCTGTGCCGGTGGTGGAACGTGCGGAGACCGGCTATCGCCTGGCCTACGACCGGCCGCACACCATCGGCCGCGTGCGCAGCTTTTTCGGCAACGTGGGCGTGCTGATTCGGGCGTATTGCTACATCCGCACGCACGGCCCCGACGGCCTGCGGCGCGTGAGCGAGAACGCGGTGCTCAACGCCAACTATCTGCTCAGCCGCCTGAAGCACCGCTTTCCGGTGCCGCAGGGCGAGCGTTGCATGCACGAGTTCGTGGCCTCGGCGGCCAAATTGAAGGCCGAACGCGACATTTCGGCGATGGACCTGGCCAAACGGCTGTTGGACTACGGTTTTCACGCGCCCACGGTCTATTTTCCGCCCATCGTGCGCGAGGCGCTGATGATCGAGCCGACGGAGACGGAGAGCAAGGAGACCCTCGACGCCTTTGCCGACGCACTGCTGAAGATCGCCGATGAATCGCCTGAGCTGCTGCACGCCGCCCCGCACTCGACCGCCGTCAGCCGGCCGGACGAAGTGAAAGCCGCCCGCAGCCCCGTGTTGAACTCCTGA
- a CDS encoding type II toxin-antitoxin system RelE/ParE family toxin gives MAKTVVVTEQALRDLEEIHDYIARDKPLAAKKLIKQLQRKFQTLATFPELGASCDQIQTGLRSHAAGSYVIFFEPITAGIRVVRVAHGRRS, from the coding sequence ATGGCGAAAACCGTTGTTGTTACCGAGCAAGCGCTGCGCGACTTGGAGGAAATCCACGACTACATCGCTCGTGACAAGCCACTCGCGGCGAAGAAGCTCATCAAGCAGCTTCAACGTAAGTTTCAAACGCTCGCGACGTTTCCGGAGCTTGGCGCATCTTGCGATCAAATCCAAACAGGATTACGCAGCCACGCCGCTGGAAGCTACGTCATCTTTTTTGAGCCGATTACGGCAGGCATCCGAGTCGTGAGAGTGGCTCACGGCCGGCGCAGTTAG